One window of Clostridia bacterium genomic DNA carries:
- the nagA gene encoding N-acetylglucosamine-6-phosphate deacetylase, which translates to MSDGRWTLFAGTVHTLAGGDLHDAVIVVEGGRIADIRAGGSTGGVHAGTPGGTGADRSYPNARVIPGLIDIHIHGGGGWDLLTGGMAAVRGLGRFLASRGTTAYRPTLGTTALDVMLEAARIIGEAMRRWDAEPDNRAEWGAQMLGIHLEGPFLNPVRKGAMPAEEMQAPSVELFERFVAASGGRVAHMTIAPELPGALELIRHAAGKGITVAGGHTDATYEQFEAGVDAGIRLGTHAYNAMRGLHHREPGALGAVLADDRVHAELIADGMHVHPAAMRLLLRAKGVDRVCLISDAVATAGLPPGEYKSIARRVIVDEQGFCRLPDGTLAGSTLNLMQGVRNAVERLGCSLNEALAMASRNPARLIGWGDRKGTLEAGKDADFVVVDDELRPLLTVVGGVVVYDAAQPKEDLLNGDI; encoded by the coding sequence ATGAGCGACGGCCGCTGGACGCTCTTCGCCGGCACGGTCCACACGCTCGCCGGCGGCGACCTGCACGACGCGGTCATCGTGGTGGAGGGCGGCCGCATCGCGGACATCCGCGCCGGCGGAAGCACGGGCGGGGTCCACGCCGGGACGCCCGGCGGGACCGGGGCGGACCGGTCGTACCCGAACGCGCGCGTCATTCCGGGTCTCATCGACATCCACATCCACGGCGGCGGCGGCTGGGACCTCCTCACCGGCGGGATGGCGGCCGTCCGCGGTCTCGGCCGCTTCCTCGCGAGCCGCGGCACCACGGCCTACCGGCCGACGCTCGGCACGACGGCCCTCGACGTCATGCTCGAGGCGGCGCGCATCATCGGCGAGGCGATGCGCCGCTGGGACGCGGAGCCCGACAACCGCGCCGAATGGGGCGCGCAGATGCTCGGCATCCACCTCGAGGGGCCCTTCCTGAACCCCGTCCGCAAGGGCGCCATGCCGGCGGAGGAGATGCAGGCGCCGAGCGTCGAGCTCTTCGAGCGCTTCGTCGCCGCCAGCGGCGGCCGCGTGGCCCACATGACGATCGCGCCGGAGTTGCCGGGCGCGCTTGAGCTGATCCGCCACGCCGCAGGGAAAGGGATCACGGTCGCCGGCGGCCACACCGACGCGACGTACGAGCAGTTCGAGGCCGGCGTGGACGCCGGCATCCGCCTGGGCACGCATGCGTACAACGCGATGCGCGGGCTGCACCACCGCGAGCCGGGCGCCCTCGGCGCCGTCCTCGCCGACGACCGCGTCCACGCCGAGCTGATCGCCGACGGGATGCACGTCCACCCCGCGGCGATGCGACTGCTGCTGCGCGCGAAGGGCGTCGACCGGGTCTGCCTGATTTCGGACGCCGTGGCCACCGCCGGCCTGCCGCCCGGGGAGTACAAGTCGATCGCGCGCCGCGTGATCGTCGACGAGCAGGGCTTCTGCCGCCTGCCGGACGGGACGCTGGCCGGCAGCACGCTCAACCTCATGCAGGGCGTGCGCAACGCCGTGGAGCGGCTCGGCTGCAGCCTGAACGAGGCCCTGGCCATGGCGTCGCGCAACCCGGCGCGGCTCATCGGCTGGGGCGACCGCAAGGGCACGCTGGAAGCGGGCAAGGACGCCGACTTCGTCGTGGTCGACGACGAACTCCGCCCGCTCCTGACCGTCGTCGGCGGTGTCGTGGTGTACGATGCCGCGCAACCGAAGGAGGATCTGCTAAATGGCGACATCTGA
- a CDS encoding PTS sugar transporter subunit IIA — protein sequence MVGILLCGHGDLPVGLKGAAEMIFGAQEGLEAASLRPDTNLDEYRAALEDACERLDRGDGVLVLADLFGGSPANTSAYLLSRPRVAVVTGASLPALLEVLSARAHAGLEELVRIALKAGREGLRDLRAALQAEGG from the coding sequence TTGGTCGGCATTTTGCTGTGCGGCCACGGCGACTTGCCGGTCGGCCTGAAGGGCGCGGCCGAGATGATCTTCGGCGCGCAGGAGGGGCTCGAGGCGGCCTCGCTCCGTCCGGACACGAACCTCGACGAGTACCGCGCCGCGCTGGAGGATGCGTGCGAGCGCCTCGACCGCGGCGACGGGGTGCTGGTGCTGGCCGACCTGTTCGGCGGCAGCCCCGCCAACACGTCGGCGTACCTGTTGAGCCGGCCGCGCGTGGCCGTCGTGACGGGCGCGAGCCTGCCGGCGCTGCTCGAGGTGCTCTCGGCGCGGGCGCACGCGGGGCTCGAGGAGCTGGTGCGCATCGCCCTCAAAGCCGGGCGGGAGGGCCTGCGCGACCTGCGCGCGGCGCTCCAGGCGGAGGGCGGCTGA
- a CDS encoding PTS sugar transporter subunit IIB, whose protein sequence is MPVVHLRIDNRLIHGQVTVAWVHAVGADHMIVANDKVAQDPIQKMLLPQAARGVKTSVLSIDETVAYVNSPKAEKEKIMVIAKLASDAAELIDKGLRPQEVNVGNQAPIPGTQYKMVLRSVAVTPEDAALYRKIAEAGYRITARMMPQDPARDFIKQIEEAGL, encoded by the coding sequence ATGCCGGTCGTCCATCTGCGCATCGACAACCGCCTGATCCACGGCCAGGTGACGGTCGCATGGGTGCACGCCGTGGGGGCGGACCACATGATCGTCGCGAACGACAAGGTGGCCCAGGATCCGATTCAGAAGATGCTGCTCCCCCAGGCGGCGCGCGGCGTGAAGACGTCCGTGCTGAGCATCGACGAGACCGTCGCGTACGTGAACTCGCCCAAGGCGGAAAAAGAGAAGATCATGGTCATCGCCAAGCTGGCCTCGGACGCCGCGGAGCTGATCGACAAGGGCCTCCGGCCCCAGGAGGTCAACGTGGGCAACCAGGCGCCGATTCCCGGCACCCAGTACAAGATGGTGCTGCGGTCGGTCGCCGTCACGCCCGAGGACGCGGCGCTGTACCGGAAGATCGCGGAGGCCGGGTACCGGATCACGGCGCGCATGATGCCGCAGGACCCGGCGAGGGACTTCATCAAGCAGATCGAAGAGGCCGGGCTCTGA
- a CDS encoding SIS domain-containing protein: MLVAETFHRRVSDMLAEVFSSQRDKIEQAASWCADCLRKGGWIHTFGTGHSHLLAEEVFHRAGGLVPLNAILEPSLMLHEGGEKSSLMERLPGLAEVILATQPVRAGDVLFVFSNSGRNAVPIEMAQGARARGLKVVGVTSLAHTESVASRHPSGLKLKDVVDLAIDNGGVPGDAALELPGSAARVGATSTIVGAFIIQAIMAETAARLAAAGEEPPVIMSGNLDAAEEHNARVRARYAERLASRAAHGGGAAR; the protein is encoded by the coding sequence ATGTTGGTCGCGGAGACGTTCCACCGACGGGTATCGGACATGCTGGCCGAGGTCTTCTCCAGCCAGCGGGACAAGATCGAGCAGGCGGCGTCCTGGTGCGCGGACTGCCTGCGCAAGGGCGGGTGGATCCACACGTTCGGCACGGGCCACTCGCACCTCCTTGCGGAGGAGGTCTTCCACCGCGCCGGCGGGCTCGTGCCGCTGAACGCCATCCTGGAACCATCCCTGATGCTTCATGAAGGCGGGGAGAAGAGCAGCCTCATGGAGCGGCTGCCCGGTCTGGCCGAGGTGATCCTCGCCACCCAGCCGGTGCGCGCCGGCGACGTGCTCTTCGTCTTCTCCAACTCAGGCCGGAACGCCGTCCCGATCGAGATGGCCCAGGGCGCCCGCGCCCGTGGGTTGAAGGTGGTCGGCGTCACGTCGCTCGCGCACACGGAGAGCGTGGCCTCGCGGCACCCGAGCGGCCTGAAGCTGAAGGACGTGGTCGACCTCGCCATCGACAACGGCGGCGTGCCGGGCGACGCGGCGCTGGAGCTGCCCGGCTCGGCGGCGCGCGTCGGCGCCACCTCGACGATCGTCGGCGCATTCATCATCCAGGCGATCATGGCCGAGACGGCCGCACGCCTCGCCGCCGCCGGGGAGGAGCCGCCGGTCATCATGAGCGGGAACCTCGACGCCGCGGAGGAGCACAACGCGCGCGTGCGCGCGCGATATGCCGAGCGCCTCGCGTCGCGCGCGGCGCACGGGGGAGGCGCGGCGCGATGA